From Marinifilum sp. JC120:
CGCGCTTCCGCCGACTACATGGGGATGCTTGCTACCATCATGAACGCACTTGCTGTTCAGGATGCCCTTGAAAAGCTGGGATGCGATACAAGGGTTATGTCCGCTATTCCCATGCAGGCCGTGGCCGAGCCTTATATCCGCCGCAGGGCCGTCCGCCACCTTGAAAAAGGCAGGGTGGTCATTTGTGCAGCCGGAACCGGTAACCCGTATTTCACTACCGATACCGCAGCAGCACTCAGGGCCATGGAACTGAAGACTGAAGCCATCATCAAGGCGACAAAGGTTGACGGTGTCTACGACAAAGACCCGATGAAACACGACGATGCAGTAAAATTTGAATCTATCACCTACCTTGAAACTCTGGAAAAGAGACTGGGCGTAATGGACTCCACCGCCACTTCACTGGCTATGGACAACGACATGCCCATCATTGTTTTCAACCTTTTCGAGAAAGGAAACATTGAAAGGGTTGTGAAAGGTGAGCAGATCGGAACAATTGTTCACGGAGGATAATAATGATTAATGAAGTTCTTGCCGACGGCAAAAAAAGAATGGAAGGCGCGCTGACCGCACTGGTAAACGATTTCGCAAAACTGCGCACCGGTCGTGCGGCCACCTCGCTGGTGGATAGCATTTCCGTTGACTATTACGGAACCCCCACTCCCATCAACCAGATGGCTTCTGTTTCTATCCCGGATTCCCGCACCATTGCCATTCAGCCCTGGGATAAAGGAGCTTTCCCCCTTATTGATAAAGCCCTGCAACAGTCTGATCTCGGCCTGAACCCCGTTAATGATGGTGTCATGCTGCGTATTACCATTCCGCCCCTCACTGAGGAACGCCGTAAGGATCTGGTAAAAATCGCTAAAAAGTACACTGAAGACTCTAAAATAGCCCTGCGTAACGTACGCCGCGACATGAACGATACCCTGAAGAAGCTGGAAAAAGACAAGGATATTTCCGAAGATGAACAGCGCAAAGCTCAGGATGACGTTCAGAAAATCACTGACGACTACGTCAAGAAATGTGATGTAGCATGCGGCGAAAAAGAAAAGGAAATTCTGGAAATCTAATACAATGATGCCCCGACATTTAGCCGTCATTATGGACGGCAATGGACGGTGGGCACAGGCCCGTGGTCTTTCCAGAAGCGAAGGTCACCGGGCTGGAACAGAAGCGGCTAGAAATATCGTCACCCGATGCCGGGAACTCGGCATCGAATATCTGACCCTATACACCTTTTCCAAGGAGAACTGGGCCAGACCGAAAGATGAAATCAGCACGCTTTTCGACCTGCTGACAGTTTTCCTTAAAAAGGAATTGTCCAGCCTGCGCGAGCAGGGCATACGCCTGAATATACTGGGGGAGCTCTCTGAGTTCCCCTTCGGCGTAAGGCAGGTTGTGGCCCACACCATTAAAAAAACGGAAAACTGCAAGTCCATGACCCTTAATCTGGCCTTGAATTACTCAGGGCGGGACGAATTGGTGCGGGCCTGCAAGAAAATGATTTCTAATGGTATCAGTGAAGACAAAATAACCGAGGAATCACTGTCCGACTACCTGTACACAGCCGGACAGCCGGACCCGGACCTGATAATCCGCACCAGCGGAGAGCAAAGATTATCTAACTACCTGCTCTACCAAGCCGCTTACTCGGAATTATACTTCACTGATGTTTACTGGCCGGACTTCAGTCCTGAAGAGTTGGATAAAGCTCTGGAGGACTACGCTCGACGGCAACGTCGCTTTGGTAAAACCGGCGAACAAATTTAAGAAACAAACTCTAGTTTAAAATCCCGTGAAGGTAATCTTCACGGGTTTTTTTTTAATGTCCTCCTCCCTATCATCAAATTATCTCCCACAAATTCATTTTTTTATCGACAAAATCAGGTAAACTACTTTATTCTATTTAGAAAACATGCAATAAAGCCACTTTTGGAATGATTTTTAAAATCTTCCAATTACGCATATCTTATCGACCAGCGCGTTCACATGGATACAGGGAGGTTTTTCATGTCATCAAGATTGGTTTCCAGCCTGATAGTCTGCCTAACAACCTGCTTGCTAGTTGCGGGCTGTGTTCCCAAAAAAACACGACAAAATAATGCCGTAAAAACAACAGTTAGGACTGAAACCGTTGTTGTAACACCTATTGTCACTGGTAAAGCTCTTGTGAAAACCAATGTCCGTGAAGTGTCATCTTCTAAAGCTGATATAGTAGATATCCTTGCCAAAAACACGCAGGTGGAACTTATCGGCAAAAACGGGAACTGGTACAAGATCAAGCGTATGGACGACAGCGGAAAGCCCGGTTTCGTCTACCATAAACTGGTCAATCTTGATTTCGGAAATTACCTTGGCACACGTGGTAGAAACAAAGAAAAGGCGGTTGTCTATACGGCCCCGAACCGCAAATCGCCCACGGTACGTATCCTCTCACCGCAAACAACCTTTGATATCCTGAACATTGAAAACGACTTTTACCAGATCAAAGGTGAAGATTTCGAAGGCTATGCCCTCACCAAAGTGTGTGTAGCCAATCCACTCAGCCCTATCGCCAAGACTGAAACCAGAACTTTCACAGATCAGGCTCCTTGTCCCGTACAGCAAAAACCTCATAAAACAGTTGCTGCAAAACCTAAAAAGAAAAAAATTCAACCTAGAATTAATACCAAAACCAAGAAAAAAACCACCGTTAAAAAAAGTAGCGGAGACAACCAAGCCGCTATGGCCTTATTCGGGGCATTCGCATCCGCCCTTTTGGGAGGGGGACAGCAGAACATGCAGGCCCAGCAACCTCAAAGTACCAATGATGCCATTATAGATATCCTTAAAAATCTGGATACAAGTAAAGAACTGGCCAAAAAAACAGTTGAAATTCGCGAGCAGATGCTGGCAGCGCTTAATGAAACCCGTGCCCTGCAATCACTGGTAGGCGCAACTGTCTCCGCTATGAATCAGAATTACAAGGCGGCAGCCGACACCGCGCGCGGCGTTAGCTCCACCGGCATGAAAAAAATCTCCATCAAGGCCTTCATCAAAGACCTTTCATACGAACCCACCGACTCCATTGAAGGGGCAGCTGTAAAAATTGCCCAAAACGGTAAAATGCTTAAGGAACTGGAAAAACAAATCAAGTCTGAAGCTGCTGATTTTTCACAGCTCAATACGCAACAAATCCAGAACCTCGATTCCATTATCGGTTCTTTTTCCACCAACCTACACGCATCCAACGCGCTTTATGACATGAGCATGGACAAATCCGGCAACGTCATCCTGAGTATTGACCGGGCCATGGGGTCATACGCTGAAAAAGGCGAACAAATGAGTGCGGAGGTCACCAAACAATTAACAATCATAGGCCTTTCCATTGCAGAACTTGTTGCCCAGATAAGTAACGCCCAAAACAATCCTGCTGGTGCAATAGCGGCACTCCCAAGACTTATGGATACTATGGATCAATTTCAGACCCTCCAAGGTTTGTTTGACGACTTCGAAACTGATTTTAACTATATTGAACAAAATTCATCAGTTATCACACGGCAGGGTAAGGATATCAGTAGTATTATCATGACCGCACGGCGCAAAAATACGCAGGTAACTACCATGCTTGAATCTTACTACCAACAAAAACTGGCCTTAAGTAGCAGACTGAAAAAGAAGCTGGCCACTCAGGCCGCATCCGGCTTTCAACAAGTGGAACAAAAAGCCTCCTCTGTTGCTCTGGCCGAAGACATGTTAGATTAGACGAAAGAAAAAAAGGAGTATCCTCATGAAAAGAACACTTATGCTCATCCTCTGTTCCTTACTGCTGCTTGCATTTACCGGTTGCGGGAAAAAATTTACCCATGCCCAATCCGCCAAGACCTCCATGCATGACGTAGGCGAATCCGCCGGGGACCTGAAAGATGAGACTGAATCCTCCAAGCACAAAACTGAAGAGATCAAGGACACAGAAGCTCAGGACAGTGTTGAAGGACACCAGTGGTAAAAGCATGATCCGTCTATTGTGTATCATTCCGGTTCTGCTGAGCATACTGCTTAGTCCCGCATGGTCAGAAGCGAAGGAACTTTTTATTATTTCCCCTGCTATAGGCAAGGTGCGCAATAAAGAAAATGACAGGCACAAAGCGGAACTGGAAGTTATCCTGAAAGACAAAAATTTCAAAAAATCACTACGCAAGGGAGTGATGGGATTCCTCAAACGCGCAGCCGCTAAAAATGAAGGGGTAAAAATAAAAAGAGCCGGGTTCGGAGATAAATTTGACCCGGAAGCCATCCTCGTACCCTTACTCTTTGTTGATAATGTAATTTCCTTTGTGGATGAATATGGTTCTGCAGAACAACGGCTGTACAAGGGAAGAGTCTATATCGGCCTGAACTTCCTGCTTTTTCAAGCAAAGTCCGAATCACTGGTATACTCCGCCCCCATGCTCATATCTGTTCCCTATCTAGATAAAACCAAAAATTTCAGCCTTGAACCCCTTGCCGGACAAATAAGGGCTTCCATTGTGGAATTCTTCACTGACCGCAAAAGGCTCAAAGCTGATGCGCAAGATGAGCTTGGCAAATGTCTCGCCAACATGGACTATCTGTTTTCAACCAAAACCTGCGCTATCAACGACATATCCCTTTCCAAAGGGACACTCAAACGCATCCAGAATCCAGCCAAATATAAATCACTGGCCCAAATGTTGGCTTCACAGGCCCTTTCGCAAGAAATGATGGTCTTGCCTCCCAAGACAAGATTCAACGCCATTCGTAGGGGACTGCATGCTTCGGTTTCTATGTTCGGGGTATCCTTTCAGCAGGGTTCGGATAAATCCGGTTTCTCGGAAAGAGACAATGTCTACCAAACCAGTATGCGCATGCCCAAGCCGGAAACCAAATTCAGCTTGACCATCAAAACCGGGACCAAAGATAATGATCTCGGTCCATTTATTGAACGCAACTACACCACCGCAGCCTACCTGCAAGGTAACGGTGATATCATAAAATGCATCAAGGCAGTAGATGCAACTATCGCCAAGGATCATACCTCAGTGTCGGATGTGAACTACTACAACAGCCTGATCAACGCCCTTTCCGATCTGGATTCCTGCAAACGGTAACCGGAACGCAGCCAAGGAGTTTCCATGCAAAAGAGATCAACAATTTCAATCATCATTTCTGCCCTGCTGGTGCTGTCCTTTGCCACCACCGGAATATGCGGAA
This genomic window contains:
- a CDS encoding UMP kinase; this translates as MDKLRYSRVMIKLSGEALAGDQQFGIKPSAISQFAGEIAEVAKKGLQVALVIGGGNIFRGMSDSAKGMDRASADYMGMLATIMNALAVQDALEKLGCDTRVMSAIPMQAVAEPYIRRRAVRHLEKGRVVICAAGTGNPYFTTDTAAALRAMELKTEAIIKATKVDGVYDKDPMKHDDAVKFESITYLETLEKRLGVMDSTATSLAMDNDMPIIVFNLFEKGNIERVVKGEQIGTIVHGG
- a CDS encoding ribosome recycling factor; this translates as MMINEVLADGKKRMEGALTALVNDFAKLRTGRAATSLVDSISVDYYGTPTPINQMASVSIPDSRTIAIQPWDKGAFPLIDKALQQSDLGLNPVNDGVMLRITIPPLTEERRKDLVKIAKKYTEDSKIALRNVRRDMNDTLKKLEKDKDISEDEQRKAQDDVQKITDDYVKKCDVACGEKEKEILEI
- a CDS encoding isoprenyl transferase; protein product: MMPRHLAVIMDGNGRWAQARGLSRSEGHRAGTEAARNIVTRCRELGIEYLTLYTFSKENWARPKDEISTLFDLLTVFLKKELSSLREQGIRLNILGELSEFPFGVRQVVAHTIKKTENCKSMTLNLALNYSGRDELVRACKKMISNGISEDKITEESLSDYLYTAGQPDPDLIIRTSGEQRLSNYLLYQAAYSELYFTDVYWPDFSPEELDKALEDYARRQRRFGKTGEQI
- a CDS encoding SH3 domain-containing protein, which produces MSSRLVSSLIVCLTTCLLVAGCVPKKTRQNNAVKTTVRTETVVVTPIVTGKALVKTNVREVSSSKADIVDILAKNTQVELIGKNGNWYKIKRMDDSGKPGFVYHKLVNLDFGNYLGTRGRNKEKAVVYTAPNRKSPTVRILSPQTTFDILNIENDFYQIKGEDFEGYALTKVCVANPLSPIAKTETRTFTDQAPCPVQQKPHKTVAAKPKKKKIQPRINTKTKKKTTVKKSSGDNQAAMALFGAFASALLGGGQQNMQAQQPQSTNDAIIDILKNLDTSKELAKKTVEIREQMLAALNETRALQSLVGATVSAMNQNYKAAADTARGVSSTGMKKISIKAFIKDLSYEPTDSIEGAAVKIAQNGKMLKELEKQIKSEAADFSQLNTQQIQNLDSIIGSFSTNLHASNALYDMSMDKSGNVILSIDRAMGSYAEKGEQMSAEVTKQLTIIGLSIAELVAQISNAQNNPAGAIAALPRLMDTMDQFQTLQGLFDDFETDFNYIEQNSSVITRQGKDISSIIMTARRKNTQVTTMLESYYQQKLALSSRLKKKLATQAASGFQQVEQKASSVALAEDMLD